One genomic region from Prunus persica cultivar Lovell chromosome G3, Prunus_persica_NCBIv2, whole genome shotgun sequence encodes:
- the LOC18788039 gene encoding pentatricopeptide repeat-containing protein At5g66520 — protein MKSSKRALSILDQCLTMAHIKQIQSHLTVSGTLFDPYAAAKIITFCTVSNSGDLRHAFQLFRHMPYRTTYIWNVVIRALAENNESMRAVSLYSDMIQSGLLPNNYTFSFLLRACADLSYLSFGLVLHCHAIRLGWESHDFVQNGLIHLYVTCDFINPARKLFDMSVYKDVVTWTALINGYVKSGQVVIARELFDQMPQKNAVSWSAMINGYVQVGLFREALELFVDMQVSGFLPNHAGIVGSLTACAFLGALDQGRWIHAYVNRKGMQLDRVLGTALVDMYTKCGCIETARAVFNEMPSRDVFAFTSLISGLANNGDSAGAISLFARMQDEGIAPNEVTFICMLSACSRMGLVDEGLRIFGSMTSTFRIQPGIQHYGCLVDLLGRAGMLEEANKVVREMPMEPDSYVLGALLNACRVHGDVELGKEMVKRLSGKSLDHSGVHVLLSNIYASANQWDDVTVLRKGMEEKKVRKVPGCSLVEVNGEVFEFVAGDRSHVLMDEIMLASLVIDKHLKSRCFDRDDDKITE, from the coding sequence atgaaatCAAGTAAGAGAGCTCTATCAATCTTGGATCAATGTCTCACCATGGCGCATATCAAGCAAATTCAAAGCCACCTCACAGTTTCAGGTACCCTTTTCGACCCTTATGCAGCTGCCAAGATCATTACCTTCTGTACTGTATCCAACTCCGGCGATTTACGACATGCGTTTCAACTCTTTCGTCATATGCCTTACCGAACCACCTACATTTGGAACGTCGTGATCAGAGCTTTAGCTGAGAACAATGAGTCCATGAGAGCCGTATCTCTATACAGTGATATGATTCAGAGTGGCTTATTGCCCAACAACTAcactttttcctttcttcttagAGCTTGCGCTGACCTCTCTTATCTCTCTTTCGGTTTGGTGCTCCATTGCCATGCCATTAGGCTTGGTTGGGAATCTCACGATTTTGTGCAGAACGGGTTGATCCATTTGTATGTGACTTGTGATTTCATAAACCCAGCTCGTAAATTGTTTGACATGAGCGTATATAAAGATGTTGTTACCTGGACTGCATTGATTAATGGGTATGTCAAGTCTGGCCAAGTTGTCATTGCACGGGAGCTGTTTGATCAAATGCCTCAAAAGAATGCAGTTTCTTGGAGCGCTATGATTAATGGGTATGTGCAAGTTGGGTTGTTTAGGGAGGCCTTGGAGCTTTTTGTCGATATGCAGGTGTCTGGGTTTTTGCCTAACCACGCCGGGATTGTTGGTTCACTCACTGCTTGTGCTTTTCTTGGTGCACTGGATCAGGGAAGATGGATACATGCATATGTCAACAGGAAGGGGATGCAATTAGATAGAGTGTTGGGCACTGCTCTCGTCGACATGTACACAAAGTGTGGTTGTATTGAAACTGCTCGTGCTGTATTTAATGAGATGCCGAGTAGGGATGTCTTTGCTTTTACTTCTTTGATTTCGGGGCTTGCCAATAACGGTGATAGTGCAGGTGCCATTTCGCTGTTTGCAAGAATGCAGGATGAAGGAATTGCACCTAATGAAGTTACATTTATATGTATGTTGAGTGCTTGCAGCCGAATGGGCTTGGTGGATGAGGGATTGCGTATATTTGGAAGTATGACTAGTACTTTCAGGATACAGCCAGGCATCCAGCACTATGGTTGTTTGGTAGATTTACTAGGGAGAGCTGGGATGCTAGAAGAGGCAAATAAGGTTGTGAGAGAGATGCCCATGGAACCAGACTCTTACGTCTTGGGTGCATTGCTCAATGCTTGTAGAGTTCATGGAGATGTTGAGTTGGGTAAAGAAATGGTTAAGCGCTTGTCCGGGAAAAGTTTAGACCACAGTGGTGTGCATGTTCTTCTTTCAAACATCTATGCCTCTGCCAACCAGTGGGATGATGTCACAGTGCTAAGGAAGGGAATGGAGGAAAAAAAGGTGAGAAAGGTGCCGGGTTGTAGCTTAGTTGAAGTTAACGGCGaggtttttgagtttgttgctGGAGATAGGTCGCATGTGCTCATGGACGAAATCATGTTGGCGTCGCTTGTAATTGACAAGCATCTAAAGTCCCGTTGCTTTGACAGGGATGATGACAAAATAACTGAGTAA